The sequence below is a genomic window from bacterium.
AAATCGTTTTTGCCTTTGCAGGAGACTCGACGATCAGTAATTTTTTCATAATGTAAAGGGATTGAACCTTTGTTGTCGTCCCTCGTTCGGGAATAAAAAAGTTTTTTCATTCCCCTCACTCGCTAGACAATAACCCCATTAGTACTACAAAGAATTTTTTTTTGCAAATTAGAACATCTGCCGCTCTTTCATTTCAAACGGATTTCGCCGAGTGTTTCTTCAATGAGTCCTTTGATTTCAAGCATGGATAAAATCGCCTGTGCACGGCTTGTCCCCATTTTGCTTTTCCGTATCAAGTCATCCCGTCCAAGCGGTTCCCGAAGCAGTGCGATAATGGTTTTTTCTTCCGCCGAACAATCGTCATAATTTTTTTCTTTGCTGATTTCTTCTTTGAAACCAAGCGCCTCGCGCAAATCCGCCCCGCACGTAACGGGCGTAGCTCCCAGGCGGATTAAAAGGTGCGGTCCGGTTGAATTTGCCGAAAATATTGAACCGGGAACGGTGAAAACATCTCTATTATATTCGGAAGCCAACCGCGCCGTGATAAGCGTTCCGGATTTCTTTTCCGCCTCAATGACAAGTACGGCATGGCTTATACCTGCCATGATTCTATTGCGTTGAGGAAACGACCATACGGTCGCCT
It includes:
- the dprA gene encoding DNA-processing protein DprA codes for the protein MLFPSIILTPKEFPPLLKEITDPPKKLHLRGTFPSTEKYLCVVGARKYTPYGKSVCEELIEGLRGLSVTVVSGLALGIDSIAHKAALSARLPTVAVPGSGLGDSVLYPGIHRALAKEILSSGGALLSEFEDDFKATVWSFPQRNRIMAGISHAVLVIEAEKKSGTLITARLASEYNRDVFTVPGSIFSANSTGPHLLIRLGATPVTCGADLREALGFKEEISKEKNYDDCSAEEKTIIALLREPLGRDDLIRKSKMGTSRAQAILSMLEIKGLIEETLGEIRLK